From a single Couchioplanes caeruleus genomic region:
- a CDS encoding ATP-binding protein: MTAVNMATLTPDGGVCREVLLQVSALPGGRSLIAVGPDGTSYPELRDRVYAGITNSRLTWPDRHVHISLGSPGPGQGPVHPSTDLAVAAAVLTATGHLPITALSDTMLLGEVGLDGAVRPVRETLALVAAAADRGYHTVVVPATDARHAMLVPGVHVVAVQSLSELIAWATTGVEPALPTPLAGVARAGGGAAEAVPPFLPAWLSPARFALEVAAAGRHHLDLTVAPELPVPLMGEYLQSLLPDLDDRHATDVSAMHAAAGRQVDALIRRPPLQAPGPATSVTAMIGGRRPGAASLAHRGVLLLRDAPDFAPEVLHALRQPLDQQIVQVVHARGITTFPADVQLVATSRPCPCSAAHSRSNSCSAPARRRYRNQMHSISDRLAIALSIDGAASGDASDGESTSTAAARVGAARAAAAERWSPQGYSTNAEVPLEVLRQPAFHLPVPATSTLRRMVDIGQLSTRAYRVVLRLAWTVSDLVGTGRPDKEAVDTAVDLYIPRRHTH; encoded by the coding sequence ATGACCGCGGTGAACATGGCGACGTTGACGCCCGACGGTGGCGTCTGCCGAGAAGTGCTCCTACAGGTGAGCGCGCTGCCCGGCGGCCGCAGCCTGATCGCGGTCGGCCCGGACGGCACCTCCTATCCCGAGCTACGCGACCGTGTGTACGCCGGCATCACCAACTCCAGATTGACCTGGCCGGATCGCCACGTCCACATCTCCCTCGGCTCGCCCGGGCCGGGACAAGGGCCAGTGCATCCCAGCACCGATCTGGCGGTCGCCGCAGCGGTCCTCACCGCCACCGGCCACCTACCTATCACCGCGCTGAGCGACACGATGCTCCTCGGTGAAGTCGGGCTCGACGGAGCAGTACGCCCCGTCCGCGAAACGCTCGCCCTGGTCGCCGCAGCCGCTGACCGGGGATACCACACGGTCGTGGTACCGGCCACCGACGCACGGCACGCGATGCTGGTGCCCGGGGTGCACGTGGTTGCGGTCCAATCCCTGTCCGAACTCATCGCCTGGGCCACCACCGGCGTGGAACCGGCTCTACCCACTCCGCTTGCCGGCGTGGCGAGGGCAGGTGGCGGTGCGGCCGAAGCGGTCCCGCCGTTCTTGCCGGCGTGGCTGTCACCGGCACGGTTCGCCCTCGAGGTCGCCGCCGCGGGACGGCACCACCTCGACCTCACTGTCGCACCGGAGCTGCCGGTACCGCTGATGGGCGAGTACCTACAGTCTCTGCTGCCTGACCTTGACGATCGTCACGCCACCGATGTCAGCGCCATGCATGCCGCCGCAGGGCGCCAGGTCGACGCTCTGATCCGGCGCCCGCCTTTGCAGGCGCCGGGGCCCGCGACGTCGGTGACCGCCATGATCGGTGGCCGACGACCGGGTGCAGCCAGCCTGGCGCACCGTGGCGTCCTGCTGCTGCGCGACGCTCCTGACTTCGCGCCGGAGGTTCTACATGCGTTGCGTCAGCCGCTGGATCAGCAGATCGTTCAGGTGGTCCACGCACGAGGCATCACGACCTTCCCGGCCGACGTTCAGCTGGTCGCGACGTCCCGGCCGTGCCCCTGTTCGGCCGCCCACAGCAGGAGCAATAGCTGCAGCGCGCCGGCCCGGCGGCGCTACCGCAACCAGATGCACTCGATCTCCGATCGCTTGGCCATCGCCCTCAGCATCGACGGTGCGGCATCCGGCGACGCCTCCGACGGTGAGTCAACTTCCACCGCCGCGGCACGCGTCGGCGCGGCCCGAGCAGCTGCCGCCGAGCGGTGGTCACCGCAGGGCTACTCCACCAACGCAGAGGTCCCTCTCGAGGTCCTGCGGCAGCCCGCGTTTCATTTACCGGTCCCAGCTACGAGCACCCTGCGGCGCATGGTCGATATCGGCCAGCTGAGCACCAGGGCATACCGCGTTGTTCTACGGCTCGCGTGGACGGTCAGCGACCTGGTCGGCACCGGTAGGCCCGACAAGGAAGCCGTCGACACCGCCGTCGACCTCTACATCCCTCGGCGACACACCCACTGA
- a CDS encoding ATP-binding protein: MDDVVSADVADHHPAIAMPRSVDTLAYPISPEYVKSWIPVRALCELVANALDEDPAARIRWADGVLTIIDDGPGIPEEGLVLGYSTKNDAQIGQFGEGKKLACLVLARSPEIGPVRCDTVGYGFTPAVERRRLLDGLVPSRSTDGTEVLVYHLHRSDRTRGTVFTIACSEDLAGEAMSRFRVLSEPGYQPPQGHGVCVLTGRSGRVWIGGVLVSTMPGLLASYDLPLDAKGLQNRDRTVIEAGALRDTVRAILADSEDQQVIDRFARHVLGGGKLREPEQYFADIRLPRARAAWRTWARSHLPALTFFTTSGNEEAKLDLVDKGYTELTASGLPHEQLWAFMDRLGVEIARTRRVRHYEHTRDTTTWVPTRQLTAAERTVLDETQQLVRRAIGAFALDRVRVYSASDESPCSDGFYHPRTGDVAIHRDALASRHRARLVLLHEAAHRVAHRGGGRWLPVGDYQDRNRGFEEMLSDFAAVLLDYLAAGVALPELPEAPVAVSRAVRLTPADDPAVPAVRRELAHLLLDQLPHALTAGGFTDEKDLVASTGVHPDYWRTLTHPKVAGHRQQRGGRAWDYDKVALLAQAAGVHPPVVWLGYHLCEGPLYGRTRRRELPASVGDVRGCSCGMADYRAPGHDGNPSAEPHPAGHQRTPWTKKMRETTLRACADLQAIGGAYAEQIPALHALIDGQTTAVIGDDRWHAPARTLLAVERRRLRLEVTPT, from the coding sequence ATGGACGACGTCGTATCCGCGGATGTCGCAGATCATCACCCCGCGATCGCCATGCCGCGATCGGTGGACACGCTGGCGTACCCCATCTCGCCGGAATACGTGAAGTCCTGGATTCCCGTACGGGCGCTGTGCGAGCTGGTCGCCAACGCCCTCGACGAGGACCCCGCCGCCCGCATCAGGTGGGCCGATGGTGTCCTGACCATCATCGACGACGGCCCCGGCATCCCCGAGGAGGGACTCGTGCTGGGCTACTCGACGAAGAACGACGCTCAGATCGGCCAGTTCGGCGAAGGCAAGAAACTCGCCTGCCTCGTCCTGGCCCGCAGCCCCGAGATCGGTCCGGTGCGCTGCGACACCGTCGGCTACGGGTTCACCCCGGCCGTCGAACGCCGCCGACTGCTCGACGGCCTCGTCCCGTCACGATCCACCGACGGCACCGAAGTCCTCGTGTACCACCTGCACCGCAGCGACCGCACCCGTGGCACGGTCTTCACCATTGCTTGCTCCGAAGACCTCGCCGGTGAGGCCATGAGCCGGTTTCGGGTGCTGAGCGAGCCCGGCTACCAGCCGCCGCAGGGCCACGGCGTGTGCGTGCTCACCGGCCGGTCCGGCCGGGTGTGGATTGGCGGCGTCCTGGTCTCCACCATGCCCGGCTTGCTGGCGTCCTACGACCTGCCCCTGGACGCCAAGGGCCTGCAAAACCGCGACCGGACCGTCATCGAAGCCGGCGCACTGCGCGACACGGTCCGGGCCATCCTCGCCGACAGCGAGGACCAGCAGGTCATCGACCGGTTCGCCCGGCATGTGCTGGGCGGCGGGAAGCTGCGCGAGCCGGAGCAGTATTTCGCTGACATCCGCCTGCCCCGGGCCCGGGCCGCGTGGCGGACGTGGGCGCGCAGCCACCTGCCCGCTCTCACGTTCTTCACCACCTCGGGCAACGAGGAAGCCAAGCTCGACCTGGTCGACAAGGGCTACACCGAACTCACCGCATCGGGCCTGCCCCACGAGCAACTGTGGGCGTTCATGGACCGTCTCGGCGTGGAGATCGCCCGGACCCGACGAGTGCGCCACTACGAACACACCCGGGACACCACGACGTGGGTTCCAACCCGCCAGCTCACCGCCGCCGAACGCACCGTGCTGGACGAGACGCAGCAGCTCGTGCGGCGGGCGATCGGCGCGTTCGCGCTGGACCGGGTCCGGGTGTACTCCGCCAGCGACGAATCACCATGCTCCGACGGCTTCTACCACCCCCGCACCGGCGACGTCGCCATCCACCGCGACGCGCTGGCCAGCCGGCACCGGGCCCGGCTCGTCCTGCTGCACGAGGCGGCACATCGTGTCGCGCACCGCGGCGGCGGCCGATGGCTGCCCGTCGGTGACTATCAGGACCGCAACCGGGGCTTCGAGGAGATGCTCAGCGACTTCGCCGCGGTGCTGTTGGACTACCTCGCCGCCGGTGTGGCCCTGCCCGAGCTGCCCGAGGCGCCGGTAGCGGTGTCCCGAGCCGTGCGGCTGACTCCCGCCGACGATCCGGCGGTGCCGGCCGTACGCCGGGAACTGGCCCACCTGCTTCTCGACCAGCTACCGCACGCCCTGACCGCCGGCGGCTTCACCGATGAAAAGGACCTGGTCGCCTCGACCGGAGTCCACCCGGACTACTGGCGCACCCTGACACACCCGAAAGTCGCCGGGCACCGCCAGCAACGCGGCGGCCGGGCCTGGGACTACGACAAAGTCGCCCTGCTCGCCCAAGCCGCCGGGGTTCATCCGCCGGTCGTGTGGCTCGGCTACCACCTCTGCGAAGGCCCGCTCTACGGCCGCACCCGCCGCCGGGAGCTCCCGGCTTCGGTCGGCGATGTCCGCGGCTGCTCGTGCGGCATGGCCGACTACCGCGCGCCTGGTCACGACGGCAATCCCAGCGCGGAACCCCACCCCGCCGGTCACCAGCGCACCCCTTGGACCAAGAAGATGCGCGAGACCACCCTGCGCGCCTGCGCCGACCTGCAAGCAATTGGCGGGGCCTACGCCGAGCAGATCCCCGCCCTGCACGCCCTGATCGACGGACAGACCACCGCGGTCATCGGCGACGACCGGTGGCACGCCCCAGCCCGGACGCTGCTGGCTGTGGAACGCCGGCGTCTACGGCTCGAAGTCACCCCGACGTAG
- a CDS encoding DUF4192 domain-containing protein, whose translation MACPRRGNTPGARAAARGRGICHPARSVIVVFDPAPSVVRGPADLLATIPYVLGYHPRESVVVLFFTRDGRLTCGLSVDRQTPDDIIIAESSTAASRADASSAFIVGYGPLSDRERLTRLADMLHRAVAVQACLLVDDSRYFCLNDRCPCTPEHGAVLDHAGNVIAAEMTLHGRVALPSREDFGTFVKPDPNAQARTAAALNRMPDLPAEPVAVVHTSLNIASTGGQLSDEQAARLALALQDNDGRSAAWLATTGETWQHELWLDLVRRVPEHCVAAPANLVAWNAWRRSEPALAWAALSKAEQALPDNTMSHLIGVVLTAGINPETLPWPLPDGAGLEDLLP comes from the coding sequence GTGGCCTGTCCCCGTCGCGGAAACACCCCAGGAGCGCGTGCTGCAGCTCGGGGTCGCGGTATCTGCCACCCCGCTAGGAGTGTGATTGTTGTGTTTGACCCCGCACCGTCAGTCGTTCGTGGTCCGGCTGATCTGCTCGCGACCATCCCGTACGTGCTGGGCTACCACCCCCGCGAGAGCGTCGTCGTTCTGTTCTTCACCCGCGACGGCCGCCTCACCTGTGGGCTGAGCGTCGACCGGCAGACACCGGACGACATCATCATCGCCGAAAGCAGCACCGCCGCGTCTCGTGCAGACGCCAGCAGCGCCTTCATCGTGGGTTACGGACCGCTATCGGACCGCGAACGGCTCACTAGGCTCGCAGACATGCTTCACCGGGCGGTCGCCGTCCAGGCGTGCCTGCTGGTCGACGACAGCCGCTACTTCTGCCTCAACGACAGATGCCCCTGCACACCCGAGCACGGCGCCGTCCTGGACCACGCCGGCAATGTCATCGCCGCCGAGATGACACTGCACGGCCGTGTGGCGCTGCCCTCCCGCGAGGACTTCGGCACCTTCGTCAAGCCGGACCCGAACGCGCAGGCCCGCACCGCGGCCGCCCTGAACAGGATGCCGGACCTGCCAGCGGAACCGGTGGCCGTCGTCCACACCAGCCTGAACATCGCATCCACCGGCGGTCAGCTCAGCGATGAGCAGGCGGCGCGTCTGGCGTTGGCGCTGCAGGACAACGACGGCCGTAGCGCGGCATGGCTGGCGACCACCGGTGAGACCTGGCAGCACGAACTGTGGCTCGACCTGGTCCGCCGGGTTCCCGAGCACTGCGTGGCGGCGCCGGCGAACCTGGTGGCCTGGAATGCCTGGCGGCGCAGCGAGCCGGCCTTGGCCTGGGCGGCGCTGTCGAAAGCCGAGCAAGCGCTGCCGGACAACACCATGTCGCACCTGATCGGCGTCGTGCTCACCGCCGGGATCAATCCGGAGACGCTGCCCTGGCCGCTGCCCGACGGCGCCGGCCTGGAAGACCTCCTGCCGTAG
- a CDS encoding DNA-processing protein DprA: MNNRDKFSTSRSADEADRAARAALTLLVEPGHPTVWAMTHHDGAPTTLDRLLAGDIPDAALRAAVQVRAGRGDVRRFAQVAMRRAQRLGARLVVPGDSEWPTQVDVLAQLEPGVERPVAVSSAPPLCLWVRGDRSLSEAYAQSVAIVGARAATSYGVQVSTDLAYELATRGWSIMSGGAFGVDAAAHRGALAAGGVTVAVLACGIDRPYPVGNAALFDQIIAHGLLVSAWPPGTEPLQHRFDIRNWLVATAGGTVLVEAIARSGGVQMVSRALDLKRPAMVVPGPVTSATSAGCHAVLRAHADARLVTSAGEVITELSRNSDLA, from the coding sequence ATGAACAACCGCGACAAATTCTCGACATCACGATCCGCCGACGAAGCGGACCGGGCCGCTCGTGCCGCTCTGACCCTGCTGGTAGAGCCTGGCCACCCGACCGTCTGGGCCATGACCCACCACGACGGGGCACCCACGACCCTCGACCGCCTGCTGGCCGGTGACATCCCGGACGCGGCACTACGCGCTGCGGTGCAGGTCCGCGCCGGCCGAGGTGACGTGCGCCGTTTCGCCCAGGTCGCGATGCGTCGTGCCCAGCGGCTCGGCGCGCGGCTGGTAGTGCCAGGCGACAGCGAGTGGCCGACGCAGGTCGACGTCCTTGCCCAGCTCGAACCAGGTGTGGAACGGCCGGTCGCCGTGAGCAGCGCGCCGCCGCTGTGCCTGTGGGTCCGCGGTGACCGGTCACTGAGCGAGGCGTATGCCCAGTCGGTGGCGATCGTGGGTGCCCGAGCGGCCACTTCATACGGGGTCCAGGTCAGCACCGATCTCGCCTATGAGCTTGCGACGCGCGGGTGGAGCATCATGTCCGGCGGTGCCTTTGGTGTAGATGCGGCCGCGCATCGGGGTGCCTTGGCCGCCGGTGGCGTAACCGTTGCCGTGCTGGCTTGCGGGATCGACCGCCCTTACCCGGTTGGCAACGCCGCGCTGTTCGACCAGATCATCGCTCACGGTCTCCTGGTCAGCGCGTGGCCGCCCGGCACCGAGCCGTTGCAGCATCGCTTCGACATCCGAAACTGGCTTGTCGCCACCGCCGGCGGCACGGTCCTGGTGGAAGCGATCGCGCGTAGTGGCGGGGTGCAGATGGTGAGTCGGGCCCTCGACCTCAAGCGGCCGGCGATGGTCGTTCCCGGGCCGGTCACCTCGGCTACGTCGGCGGGTTGCCACGCCGTCCTGCGTGCCCATGCTGATGCGCGTTTGGTGACATCGGCCGGTGAGGTGATCACTGAGCTGAGCCGGAACAGCGACTTGGCCTGA